In Mycobacterium sp. Aquia_216, a genomic segment contains:
- a CDS encoding AMP-binding protein, whose product MSVLESSIPALLGENARRQPSETAFTFIDYDVDPKGFAESLTWSQLHRRASIVAEELRRCGTTGDRAAILAPQSLDYLIGFLGALQAGFIAVPLSIPQFGAHDIRISSALQDCTPAAIITTSAAVDGVIKYAEAHGTSAAPAVIEIDSLDFYSAGEFTRAEYSHPKEAYLQYTSGSTGQPAGVVITHENVLTNCQQLESALFDVSGSPESLVSWLPFYHDMGLIQGICFPTVWARPAVLTSPIAFLVEPARWMRLLAANPRPFSAGPNFAFDLAVRRISDDDMAGLDLGAVVGLANGAERVQPASIARFMDRFSRYNLPNTAIRSCYGLAEATLYVASASAGQAPRSVRFQYQQLSGGQATPCTEEQGGSDLVSYGTLKSPLVRIVDPETRAETPSGIIGEVWAHGANIGTGYWRNPERTKRTFGAKIASPTPGTPEGPWLRTGDLGFMHDGELFIVGRLKDLLIVDGRNHYPDDIESTISQITKGRVAAISVVDDTSEQLVAIAEVKSRGGSDEDARQKLRSMRREVAAAISSAHGVRITDLVLVAPGSLPLTTSGKVRRSTCVETYRREEFDRLDVSA is encoded by the coding sequence ATGTCCGTTCTCGAGTCCTCCATTCCCGCGCTCCTCGGTGAGAACGCGCGCCGGCAGCCCAGTGAGACGGCGTTCACATTCATCGACTACGACGTGGATCCGAAAGGCTTCGCCGAAAGCTTGACCTGGTCACAGCTGCACCGTCGCGCGTCGATCGTTGCCGAGGAGCTCAGGCGTTGCGGGACGACCGGCGATCGGGCGGCGATACTGGCCCCGCAGAGCCTCGACTACCTCATTGGTTTCTTGGGGGCGTTGCAAGCCGGATTCATCGCCGTCCCGCTGTCCATCCCGCAATTTGGCGCCCACGACATTCGCATATCGTCGGCGCTGCAGGATTGCACACCCGCCGCGATCATCACGACGTCCGCTGCCGTCGACGGTGTCATCAAATACGCTGAGGCGCACGGCACTTCGGCGGCACCCGCGGTCATCGAAATCGACTCACTCGACTTCTATTCCGCCGGCGAATTCACTCGGGCAGAATATTCGCATCCCAAGGAAGCTTATCTGCAGTACACCTCGGGATCGACCGGCCAGCCGGCCGGCGTCGTGATCACTCACGAGAATGTGCTTACTAATTGCCAGCAACTCGAGTCGGCTTTGTTCGACGTTTCCGGGTCACCGGAATCGTTGGTGTCCTGGCTGCCCTTCTATCACGATATGGGGCTCATTCAAGGGATCTGCTTTCCCACGGTATGGGCACGTCCCGCGGTGTTGACGAGTCCGATCGCATTTCTGGTGGAGCCGGCTCGTTGGATGAGGCTGCTTGCCGCCAATCCGCGGCCATTCTCCGCCGGGCCTAATTTCGCTTTCGATCTGGCGGTGCGCAGAATTTCGGACGACGACATGGCCGGGCTTGACCTCGGCGCAGTGGTGGGGCTGGCCAATGGCGCCGAGCGGGTGCAGCCGGCGTCGATCGCCCGCTTCATGGACCGATTCTCGCGGTACAACCTGCCAAACACGGCTATCAGGTCGTGCTATGGGCTCGCCGAGGCGACTCTGTATGTCGCGAGCGCGTCGGCGGGGCAGGCGCCCAGATCCGTGCGTTTTCAATACCAGCAACTGTCGGGCGGTCAGGCGACGCCCTGCACGGAGGAACAAGGCGGTAGCGACCTCGTCAGCTACGGCACGCTGAAGTCCCCGCTGGTGCGCATTGTCGACCCTGAAACCAGGGCCGAGACCCCGTCGGGAATCATCGGCGAGGTCTGGGCGCACGGTGCCAACATCGGCACGGGATATTGGCGGAACCCGGAACGGACCAAACGCACCTTTGGCGCAAAGATTGCCTCTCCAACTCCGGGCACACCCGAAGGTCCCTGGTTGCGGACGGGTGACCTGGGGTTCATGCACGACGGCGAATTGTTCATCGTGGGCCGCCTCAAGGATCTGCTCATCGTCGACGGACGCAATCACTACCCCGACGACATCGAGTCGACGATTTCACAGATCACCAAGGGCCGGGTGGCGGCGATTTCGGTTGTCGATGACACCAGCGAGCAGCTCGTTGCGATCGCGGAGGTGAAGAGCCGCGGCGGATCCGATGAGGATGCCCGGCAGAAACTTCGCTCGATGCGACGCGAGGTCGCGGCCGCCATCTCGAGCGCACACGGTGTGCGTATCACCGATCTTGTGCTCGTGGCGCCCGGTTCGCTTCCCCTCACGACGAGCGGCAAGGTCCGCCGGTCGACTTGTGTCGAGACCTATCGCCGGGAGGAGTTTGACCGTCTGGATGTCTCGGCATGA